Within the Syngnathus scovelli strain Florida chromosome 6, RoL_Ssco_1.2, whole genome shotgun sequence genome, the region GAGGCAGGCAGTCTTTGCAATATGAAATTTTAGACGGATACTTTATAGTTTTATTTTCCTTCTACAGATCCTTCAGACGGTCCGTGCTCAAGGACAAAGACAGGCGGCAGGAATTGAGGTAAGTCAACTTGATACACTCGCGTAGTGTCTAGATCAGCGTTTTGCTAAAGAGAAATATGCAAGTGTATTGATAGAAAttcgtaagttgcatttttgtAAAAATAGGACTTCAAACATGTTCATTAGACGGTTGCACAGCTTTTAATGTGTTCTCATCAGTGACATAATGACATTCCAATACCTTGAAGATTGTTATACAAACGCCAACCTCATTTGCCAGGCAATTTGCTttcttgttctgttctctcaggTGGAGCTTAATGAGATTGAGTCGAGCTGTGAGGAGTACCCTCTGACACGAGGCTTCTGTCATCTAATAAGTACCTTGGTGGAGAGCAGCATTCCCCTCAATTTGGGTGCAGGGCTGCGTGTGCCAGGCTTCCAGCCATACCTGAATTTCTTGCGTGACACTGTCTTCCTAGCTTTCCCCACCAGAGCatatcgacgtccagaagagaagGTGTTCTGCAGCTCATTGTTTCTATTCATAGATTTTACGCACGTATACTCATTCGGTTTTGCCTTTTGCCAGTGGGAAGTAGCGGACACTGCACTCGAAGTGTTCCACAAGCTGCTGCGAGATTACGAGCCGCAGCCGTCAGACTTTGTCCAAGAGATGGTGGAGCTGCAGGGCGAGCAAGTCCCAGCTCACAAGCCACCGGGCCACAGCATCATGTTCCACCTGCTCAATGACTCGCCCATGTTGGCGCTTTGCCTCAGCTTGCTAGAGGAGGGCGTACGCCAGCTGGACACCTATGCCCCTTTTCCTGGTGAGAGAACATGCAGGCTGCTGTCACAATCTCATTGATAAAGCTTGTGACTGTTTGTTTTGAGTGTGATGCAATGCAATCTTGTCTTCCAGGCAAGAAGCATTTGGAATCTGCAGTACTGCACTGCCTCTGCCTACTAGACCTGACCCTGCAGAAGGAGGTGGTGTTCATGGATCTCCTCAGGGAAAGCCAGGCTTCTCTTTTGGTGTCCCCGTTAGAGCAGCTTCTACAGGGGGTCAGTCCTCAAACCCGCAAAGCAGATCACATTGTGAATGTGGCCAGGTAAAAAATGAACCTGGCGTTCATCATCAAAACTGGTGGTGGTGCGCTGTTCAAATTATTCACATGATTTTGTTTGCTGTCAGGTATCTCTACCACAATGACTCCAACCCTGAGGCTGCCTTCCACAGCGCCAAGATCTTGCGCCGCATTGCAAACTACCCAAACATTCAAGAAAGGCTTGTTGGAGATTTTACATATGACCAGGTATATTCTAGTGTCTCATAAAGATATTGGTGATCttgtgaaataaaactgaaatatTAGAAGAATATTCCCCATCTGATTCTTGGCACAAAATGGAAAATTATCcgactgcaaaaaaaacaaacaaatattctCTGATAGTGTCGATCAAAATCTTGGGTTGTGCTTGTATCGCATCAGATAGTGCAGGTATTCCTGAAGATTTCATGCTAGGTTGCTTAGCATTTATCAATGTTATAATATTAGATGACATAGCTGTGGGTCATGTCTTTGGTAGGATCAAGTTAAACCTTTTTTCTGTTCCCTTAGGTTGTGAGTGAAAAGCTGATGGCAGGCTTTGTGGAGTGTCTGGATAATGACGAGGCAGAAGAAGGAACTGAGACAGAAAATGGTGCATCACCAGCTTCTTTCTTGTCTTGCCTCTTCAAAAAATGTGTTTCATTATTTGCCATGACCAGACTCTTTACACTTCTAGATGGAGATGCCCTAAAGAAGGTGGCACAAATCCGACATGAAACACAGGTTCATATCCTTAACCTTCTCATCAACTCTTTGAAAATGAAGACGCCCAATTTGGCGTTGTATTTACTGGGCTATGACGTCAAGAAGCGTGTGTCCTCCACCAACCTTCAAGATCCAGGTGAAGATGTTGACATTGATCGCAGGGCCTTCTTTTGTGATATCCGGCAAAAAATCGAATCCTAACTACAGCAGTGCATTAATAGCTGTATTTTGCAGGTGTGTTAGGGTGCCCACGCAGTTGCCTGCATGCTATCCTGAGTCTCCTGCAGAGAGGCACTGAGAAAATATCAGGCCCTGCCCTCACTCAAAAGGCTCCACATCTGGCGGAGCTCTGCTATCAGGCAAGCTTTCTCCTTTCACGTAGAGTGCCTTAACAACTGGTACTTCACAATGGAGATTGGGTGCTCTTAAATGTCTTAGTGAATGTTCTTTTATTGTATTCACAGGTGATATACCAGCTGTGCGCTTGCTCTGAAACATCTGGACCCACAATGCGCTATTTGAGGACaagccaggactttcttttctcaCATCTGCAGCGCCTACCATTCATCCTTCCTGGCAAGTACATCCATGATTTGGGCTCTATTGACCACCAGAGGCAGTGCTTAAAGGACTGAAGGTTCTATTCGCCCATATGGAGTTCGATAGCATACAAATAAATTCTGGTGACACCAGAACTTTTACCTGTCTCTGGTCATCCAGGGTTCAAAGgtgacttgttttgttttgcatacTTGAACTGTGTATGCGTGAAGGGAACATCGTTTAGTGCTTTCAGCCCTGCCTCTGCTGGTCATTCAGGATTTATAGAACTGTAGTTACATTTGCAAGTTTTGTATGAAAATCTTGTTTTGATGCATGGTGTTCTCAGGGGACCAGATTGCTGCACTGTCCCAGATGTCCTGGCTCATGAAAACAGCAGCCATTGAGCTAAGGGTGACATCACTGAACCGCCAGCGCTCACATACACAGCGCCTCGTAAACCTGCTGCTTGATGACCAGCCACACTCGCAGCATGCAGGTGCTACATATGTCGCTGTATAATTTTATCCATTCATCCACTTGCTCAGTATCTTAGAAACAGGACTAAAACTTTGAATAATATAATGGGtgaaattgttattattattattattgttttttatagTAGGCCTACACTTTGACCTTGTCCAAGACCAAACCATCCTGTATTGCATTGTCATAATATGCACAATTTATGCCGGTAATCATTTTTCTTGGCCCATGGCCCACCCTCAGCAATTGTTTAAACAGGATGTTTATatacaaaaatgacaaatttggCTTTCTCGCGGAGGTTAAAGTACAAGGTTCCCAATGGTCTAAAAGAATATATATTACAGTGTCAGTGTTCCTAAAGTTCAAGAACAATGGTCTCTTCATAATTTAGAGTAAAGTGTCTATTGATTGTGGAAAAACACTACTACTATACACAATCTGTAATACTACTATTTCTTTAacaaaacaagtttttttttattagttttgtTTTAATAAAACTGTAACAGACAAACCTATTATATGCTTTTgttgattttctttctttttagctGAAGGAGAAACCACTATTGAGGAAGAAACTAGATCAGTCAGCGGATTCTTAGATTTTGACTGTGTTTCCAAAGGTATGTATAATTTTGTTCACATTTCCAGTAAAAACATGTCACACTGAAACCAGCATattttacacatttaatttgacaaaataaattccctcaatatttctttttctttcacattTCCTCCCACTTCTCAGAGGTGAAGGGAAAAGCCGGGAATGTCATGAATACTAATGTTTTGCCTGGGCATCTCAGGTGATGGACTTAACCACTTGTCCACTTGTTGTTTGATGTAACCAGTACGTAGGAAGTTGCTGAGTGTGTTGGATGCCATCGACTTCAGCCAAGACATGCCTGAGCTGCTGCAGCTGGACTTTTTTGAGCGCACTCAGATAGAACAAGTCATCTCCAACTGTGAACATGTCAACGAGCAAGGACACACAGTGTGCAATGTGAAGGTGGGTTTGTTGGTTTAATTTATGGCGCTGTGAAGACGTCACCAAATTATCATATTTAAATTGTCTTTCACAGTTGCTCCATAGAGTTTTGGTTGCTGAGGTGAATGCTCTGCAAGGGATCGCCGCGATAGGGCGGAGACCACTGTTAATGGAGGTACATGAACTGAAAATATACAGGACCAtaattttactttttaatttCTTATGTGGTCGGAGTACATCAGGCGTTGCATCGATTAACCTCAAAACACTATGTTTTCCTAGGAGGTGAACTCCATCCTACAGCAGGTGGTGGAACGTAACCGTGTCCGACGAAGTGTCAGTGCAAAGAGACATGCACTGCAGTCCTGGAGGAGCCTAGTGGAGACGCTGTTGACCGCTTGCCCTGCTGACCTCATAGCAGTCGAAGAGAGACAACTAATCATTAGAGACCTGCTTTTAGACCTGCATGACAAGGTTGATAATGATaccccccccaccacacacacacacacacgcacgcacgcgtgtacacacacacacatacacatgtgaATAATGAACTTGTACTTATTTTTATGTAATTTTTGTTACCTAGATTTTATCTGAGGATGCAGCGGGAGAATTGATGCCCATTGTAGCTGGTGCTGTCTTCACGCTGACTGCCCACCTCAGCCAATCAGTGTTGTCCGAACATCCGCAAGGGGCCGGATTAAAATCCTCATCTGGTTTTGCCTCAATAGCAAACGCCGCCCTTCATCTTATCCTTCGCAAGCTGCTGGATTTCATCCTTTCTACAGGTGgttatcaacctccaccaccttCAAACTCTGCTTACGCAATTTGTAAGATTGTCTTCTACATTTTAAGGTGGAGGGTACCAGCGTCTACGTGCACATTTGTATGGCTCTTTGCTGTACTACCTTCAAATTGCCCAAAAGCCTGAGGAACCAGACACTTTACAATCCGGTAAACTAAAAATATAAGCGCACACACATCTgatcatctgttttttttattaagcaATTAACCTAGTTTTGTTACATAAATCTAATCATCCCCTTCACTTTCTCGGTGTGTCCTAGCTGGGAAGGCAATGTGGGAGCGTCTCACAGCCCCTGAAGATGGCTTTTCCAAACTACAGCGAGAGAACCTCACTATCATTGAGAGCTACGGCACAGCACTAATGGAGGTGGTGTGCAGGGATGCATGTGACGGCCATGAAATTAGCAGGGTATGTTTAAGTGTAAGTCAAGGTATCACTGAAATCTCATCCAATGACAATAATCTCTCTCAGATGCTAGCACTGGCGGTGCTTGACCGAATCCTGTCCATCGACCGCCAGAACCAGTGGCTGGTGTATGTTTGCAACAGCGGCTACTTGCGCACGCTAGTGGAGAGCCTTCGACAGGATGACATGGCCCTGCAGGCTCTGCTCACACCTCAGCCTCCCCTCCTCAAGCCACTCTACATATACGAGAGCAAGATGGTGAGGAGCCATTCTTTGTATTTGTTCACCAAAGTTTCTTGGTAAGAAGGCTCAACGCCAGCGATGTGTTTACAGGCCCTACTGACTCGTGTGGCCAAGACGAACGAAGGTGCTGTCGAACTACTCCGCTGTGGTCTGGTAGCACAGCTAATTGAGTGTCAAGTGTTTGACATGATACCTGACAGTGAAGCTCACAGGTTAAAGTCACACACATTACTGCTTCATTAGAGACACCTCTCCTCCTCCAACTGACTTGACTATGTCTGTTGGTGGGTACAGGATGATGAGGGACCCGTCAGGCTTCATACCCGGACCTATGGACCGTTATAGACAGATTCTCTTACCCACCCTGAGGCTCTTCCAGGTGATACTCACCTCCACCACTATGAATCACCAGCAGGGGGCAGCACAGGTGAGAATGCTGACAAAACTCATAATTTGGGTTAGCTTGCATAGTTTTTGTGTTGTGTGAGGTTAGTTGTTGCGTGTATGTTACTGTTTTGGAGGTTGCCTGTGTTTATGTCTTTGCGTAATATgtatttgtgttgtttgtagATTCTCCAGTGGCTGATAGTCCACGGAGACACCATCCAGTCACTGTTGCGCTGTCCAGAGCTCAGTTTAGGAGCGTTGCAGGAGCTCTCTTTGCTTACTGGTATCATTAGTAAGACGGCTCTACCAGGTATCAACAGCATACAGCAAATCATTAACAAATTAACATAAAATAGATGACATTTGGCCGTTATTTCTCAGGGGGCCCCGAGATGACCGGCGAGGTCAATGGTGGTACTCTAATGGAGTTTCAAGGTCACATCAATAGATTCCAGGTTAGCTTGATTATTGTGTCAAAAGCTCAAAACGTAAATTTAGCTTTTTTCGTGAAAACTTAatgctgtatttttttcccccccaagcgATTATGCCTGTTGCTGCTCAGCCGCCTGGCAGGCAGTGAGCGAGAGAGGTTACTGAAGCAAGCGGAGGTGACTGCAGCTGGAGACTCAGcagaaagaaaagaagagatGGAGGTGGCCATGCAACAGGTAGGATGTGCCATGCTTGCTTAACCGAAAGTTGATTGCATCATAGTAATATTTTATAGTTAACCAGGGTCAAGTATAACATGCAATATTTATAGGTATAGTAAAGTGGAAAAGACTTTTGATTCCACCTTTTCCATTACCCTTTTAACTTAATCCAACAGATAAAAGAATgtcaacagtgtgtgtgtgtgatgtctaTTGTTTCTAAATtaaactcctttttttttttttttttaatataaattcaCTTAAATTATGACTGCTGTATACTGGAAATTTTCCAAATATCCAGGAATATCTCAAGAGTTATGCATATCACTGTTATGTCATTGACGTGTTTTGGGCTCTGACCTCAGGTGTGCGCTAACATCATGGAGTACTGCCAAATTCTGCTGCTGCAGAGCTCAGCTCAGGCCCAGTTCACTATCTGCCTGTTTAGCCCATTTGGCAGCGAGCCGGCTGGCAGGGACGGAGGACGCGCAGGTCAGACCCTCATTAGGAATCCATGAATGAATTCATGCGAACATTCTGCTTATCTTCGTCAGTCATTATGCAGAGGAACTTTGAAAACTGAATACAATGCGATAGCCTTGGGCCGATTTTTGGCATTTGTAATTATTATGGGTGTAGTTGTGGAATAAATGAGCGGGTGGGTGGGGCGTGCGGTAGTCACGATTACCAAGAAAAGTCTGATTTCAATTAAAGGACAAATTTCATCATGCGTAATTGCGTATAATATTCCAGTGCATGTTATTATTGAGAAATTATGCTCTTTAAAATGTCACTGGTGAAACATGAGTCATGTGCGTAGATCTGACGTCCAGCCAGCCCAACGTGGCGTACTCACGAGCCCCCAGCCTGGGCCTGGTGCTCTTCATGCTGAAGAACAGTGCTGCCGACTTCTTCCACTTTCACCAGAGTCACAGGCAGAGTCTGGGCAAGCTGCAGAGTTTGCATCAGCTGCCCCCCGAAGAGCTCAAGGAGGTAATGACG harbors:
- the nup205 gene encoding nuclear pore complex protein Nup205 isoform X2 codes for the protein MAFHPLAMGPLQIQSAPAKSEKWTLKKKRKKNNLSHRHQPTDQGQCRAHPSYFVMAVQTAVISGASLWRQLKELWETVEGAVLRRQPDSFDLLDLQLKKHKPHFLSLFKNPPKCAEQREKLRKAITEGIAIQGQQGSRLLPEHLLSEAFIVSDLFNLGELAAVELLLAAQQQQSHFPGLTRGLVAVLLYWDGKLCVANSLRTLIQSRRGKTFTLDLSEELVSLTTHFTDELMSQGLTRRILTLINEINLTREFERLQKERGLGNEKHRKEVSDLIKECRQALADSLFVWTCQSPLTIDDTLALIGYLETVSAQADGSLDSVNLALAMALMYCLDVSFIEQGTEDREDLLQALPLLSERQYVSALHSRLMDSRPWKLPGLQAVCRLTWALSLRVLSQLPQVLVEFTEADEALADQAVLGDVFLFIKEGMLGCESFFLEEFYIRRLHSLITDFLALMPMKVKHLRNRADEDARLMHMSLQMDNEPPSSLRKDLDHLMMLIGEFYNKDPFGMELGLEFWCPTEPLQHNSLQGSYLGMALQRPPHKQVVLSKFVRQMGDLLPSTLYISYLRMLKGLANGPECAHYCFSLLKTNGPSHADNIQGVAGCPVSWEHFFHSLMLYHENLRRDLPNPDAVHYRHPPLRGITQRELEGLASFLQLLTTIIAWSENARLALCEHPQWTPVVVMLGLLQCSVPPVLKAELLRCLAAFGKSPEIAASLWQSLEYTQILQTVRAQGQRQAAGIEVELNEIESSCEEYPLTRGFCHLISTLVESSIPLNLGAGLRVPGFQPYLNFLRDTVFLAFPTRAYRRPEEKWEVADTALEVFHKLLRDYEPQPSDFVQEMVELQGEQVPAHKPPGHSIMFHLLNDSPMLALCLSLLEEGVRQLDTYAPFPGKKHLESAVLHCLCLLDLTLQKEVVFMDLLRESQASLLVSPLEQLLQGVSPQTRKADHIVNVARYLYHNDSNPEAAFHSAKILRRIANYPNIQERLVGDFTYDQVVSEKLMAGFVECLDNDEAEEGTETENDGDALKKVAQIRHETQVHILNLLINSLKMKTPNLALYLLGYDVKKRVSSTNLQDPGVLGCPRSCLHAILSLLQRGTEKISGPALTQKAPHLAELCYQVIYQLCACSETSGPTMRYLRTSQDFLFSHLQRLPFILPGDQIAALSQMSWLMKTAAIELRVTSLNRQRSHTQRLVNLLLDDQPHSQHAAEGETTIEEETRSVSGFLDFDCVSKVRRKLLSVLDAIDFSQDMPELLQLDFFERTQIEQVISNCEHVNEQGHTVCNVKLLHRVLVAEVNALQGIAAIGRRPLLMEEVNSILQQVVERNRVRRSVSAKRHALQSWRSLVETLLTACPADLIAVEERQLIIRDLLLDLHDKILSEDAAGELMPIVAGAVFTLTAHLSQSVLSEHPQGAGLKSSSGFASIANAALHLILRKLLDFILSTGGGYQRLRAHLYGSLLYYLQIAQKPEEPDTLQSAGKAMWERLTAPEDGFSKLQRENLTIIESYGTALMEVVCRDACDGHEISRMLALAVLDRILSIDRQNQWLVYVCNSGYLRTLVESLRQDDMALQALLTPQPPLLKPLYIYESKMALLTRVAKTNEGAVELLRCGLVAQLIECQVFDMIPDSEAHRMMRDPSGFIPGPMDRYRQILLPTLRLFQVILTSTTMNHQQGAAQILQWLIVHGDTIQSLLRCPELSLGALQELSLLTGIISKTALPGGPEMTGEVNGGTLMEFQGHINRFQRLCLLLLSRLAGSERERLLKQAEVTAAGDSAERKEEMEVAMQQVCANIMEYCQILLLQSSAQAQFTICLFSPFGSEPAGRDGGRADLTSSQPNVAYSRAPSLGLVLFMLKNSAADFFHFHQSHRQSLGKLQSLHQLPPEELKELCQGLVSGSGGVEKISSVQRSLLANKRLVQLINNRAKLLALCSYIIETCLFVLWRHLEYYLLHCTPTDPKDSLLPRTTWYQSRLGNDSFSSLQTSSGRGAISRVSQRDLDLLKSDMAAGFGEALQRKLLEIEGLYSQVRSRYTFIQALVRRIRGLLRQPKS
- the nup205 gene encoding nuclear pore complex protein Nup205 isoform X1, with the translated sequence MAFHPLAMGPLQIQSAPAKSEKWTLKKKRKKNNLSHRHQPTDQGQCRAHPSYFVMAVQTAVISGASLWRQLKELWETVEGAVLRRQPDSFDLLDLQLKKHKPHFLSLFKNPPKCAEQREKLRKAITEGIAIQGQQGSRLLPEHLLSEAFIVSDLFNLGELAAVELLLAAQQQQSHFPGLTRGLVAVLLYWDGKLCVANSLRTLIQSRRGKTFTLDLSEELVSLTTHFTDELMSQGLTRRILTLINEINLTREFERLQKERGLGNEKHRKEVSDLIKECRQALADSLFVWTCQSPLTIDDTLALIGYLETVSAQADGSLDSVNLALAMALMYCLDVSFIEQGTEDREDLLQALPLLSERQYVSALHSRLMDSRPWKLPGLQAVCRLTWALSLRVLSQLPQGAVLVEFTEADEALADQAVLGDVFLFIKEGMLGCESFFLEEFYIRRLHSLITDFLALMPMKVKHLRNRADEDARLMHMSLQMDNEPPSSLRKDLDHLMMLIGEFYNKDPFGMELGLEFWCPTEPLQHNSLQGSYLGMALQRPPHKQVVLSKFVRQMGDLLPSTLYISYLRMLKGLANGPECAHYCFSLLKTNGPSHADNIQGVAGCPVSWEHFFHSLMLYHENLRRDLPNPDAVHYRHPPLRGITQRELEGLASFLQLLTTIIAWSENARLALCEHPQWTPVVVMLGLLQCSVPPVLKAELLRCLAAFGKSPEIAASLWQSLEYTQILQTVRAQGQRQAAGIEVELNEIESSCEEYPLTRGFCHLISTLVESSIPLNLGAGLRVPGFQPYLNFLRDTVFLAFPTRAYRRPEEKWEVADTALEVFHKLLRDYEPQPSDFVQEMVELQGEQVPAHKPPGHSIMFHLLNDSPMLALCLSLLEEGVRQLDTYAPFPGKKHLESAVLHCLCLLDLTLQKEVVFMDLLRESQASLLVSPLEQLLQGVSPQTRKADHIVNVARYLYHNDSNPEAAFHSAKILRRIANYPNIQERLVGDFTYDQVVSEKLMAGFVECLDNDEAEEGTETENDGDALKKVAQIRHETQVHILNLLINSLKMKTPNLALYLLGYDVKKRVSSTNLQDPGVLGCPRSCLHAILSLLQRGTEKISGPALTQKAPHLAELCYQVIYQLCACSETSGPTMRYLRTSQDFLFSHLQRLPFILPGDQIAALSQMSWLMKTAAIELRVTSLNRQRSHTQRLVNLLLDDQPHSQHAAEGETTIEEETRSVSGFLDFDCVSKVRRKLLSVLDAIDFSQDMPELLQLDFFERTQIEQVISNCEHVNEQGHTVCNVKLLHRVLVAEVNALQGIAAIGRRPLLMEEVNSILQQVVERNRVRRSVSAKRHALQSWRSLVETLLTACPADLIAVEERQLIIRDLLLDLHDKILSEDAAGELMPIVAGAVFTLTAHLSQSVLSEHPQGAGLKSSSGFASIANAALHLILRKLLDFILSTGGGYQRLRAHLYGSLLYYLQIAQKPEEPDTLQSAGKAMWERLTAPEDGFSKLQRENLTIIESYGTALMEVVCRDACDGHEISRMLALAVLDRILSIDRQNQWLVYVCNSGYLRTLVESLRQDDMALQALLTPQPPLLKPLYIYESKMALLTRVAKTNEGAVELLRCGLVAQLIECQVFDMIPDSEAHRMMRDPSGFIPGPMDRYRQILLPTLRLFQVILTSTTMNHQQGAAQILQWLIVHGDTIQSLLRCPELSLGALQELSLLTGIISKTALPGGPEMTGEVNGGTLMEFQGHINRFQRLCLLLLSRLAGSERERLLKQAEVTAAGDSAERKEEMEVAMQQVCANIMEYCQILLLQSSAQAQFTICLFSPFGSEPAGRDGGRADLTSSQPNVAYSRAPSLGLVLFMLKNSAADFFHFHQSHRQSLGKLQSLHQLPPEELKELCQGLVSGSGGVEKISSVQRSLLANKRLVQLINNRAKLLALCSYIIETCLFVLWRHLEYYLLHCTPTDPKDSLLPRTTWYQSRLGNDSFSSLQTSSGRGAISRVSQRDLDLLKSDMAAGFGEALQRKLLEIEGLYSQVRSRYTFIQALVRRIRGLLRQPKS